The following proteins are co-located in the Microbacterium sp. Clip185 genome:
- a CDS encoding sugar-binding transcriptional regulator, protein MAEAGSMKVRDALRAAQLYYLQDLTMEAIAREMHTSRSSVSRLISHARDTGLVSISVHSPLAARSQIEERLAERFGITVHIVPTTSHIGEAERLDRTALSAARILSEHVDSSMTVGIAWGSTLSAIARHLPTKRTHDTHVVQMNGAANGHTFGVPYAGEILSRFGAAWSASVHHFPVPALFDEAATKEAMWRERSVRAVLQMQRRVGLFVFGLGSPRAAVPSHVYSGDYFDQRDLALIEQEGVVGDCATMFYRIDGSSDIPSLNLRSSGPDLDDVRRIPRRFCVMSGLSKIDALQGALAAGLITDLVLEETVARRLMSLSRTSTRGQTSPKPSSTRARSASIAG, encoded by the coding sequence ATGGCGGAGGCCGGGTCGATGAAGGTGCGCGACGCGTTGCGCGCGGCACAGCTGTACTACCTGCAGGACCTCACGATGGAGGCGATCGCGCGCGAGATGCACACCTCGCGCTCCTCCGTCTCCCGGCTGATCTCCCATGCCCGCGACACGGGCCTGGTGTCGATCTCGGTGCACTCTCCGCTCGCGGCGCGCAGCCAGATCGAAGAGCGACTGGCCGAGAGGTTCGGGATCACGGTGCACATCGTCCCCACCACGAGTCACATCGGCGAGGCGGAGCGTCTCGATCGCACCGCGTTGTCGGCGGCGCGCATCCTGAGCGAGCACGTCGACTCCTCGATGACGGTCGGCATCGCGTGGGGATCGACGCTGTCGGCCATCGCTCGTCACCTGCCGACGAAGCGCACGCACGACACGCACGTGGTACAGATGAACGGCGCGGCCAACGGGCATACCTTCGGCGTCCCGTACGCCGGCGAGATCCTGTCGCGATTCGGCGCCGCGTGGTCGGCCTCGGTGCACCATTTCCCGGTGCCGGCGCTCTTCGACGAGGCGGCGACGAAGGAGGCGATGTGGCGGGAGAGGTCGGTTCGCGCTGTGCTGCAGATGCAGCGCCGCGTCGGTCTCTTCGTGTTCGGGCTCGGATCGCCCCGCGCTGCCGTCCCCTCGCACGTGTACTCGGGCGACTACTTCGACCAGCGCGATCTGGCACTCATCGAGCAGGAGGGTGTCGTCGGCGACTGCGCGACGATGTTCTACCGCATCGACGGATCCTCCGACATCCCGTCGTTGAACCTCCGCTCCAGCGGCCCCGATCTCGACGACGTGCGCCGCATTCCGCGGCGCTTCTGCGTCATGTCGGGTCTATCGAAGATCGACGCGCTGCAGGGCGCCCTCGCGGCCGGGCTCATCACCGATCTCGTGCTCGAGGAAACCGTCGCCCGCAGGCTCATGAGCCTCTCGCGCACGAGCACGCGAGGTCAGACCTCCCCGAAGCCGTCTTCGACCAGGGCGCGCAGCGCGTCGATCGCCGGCTGA
- the dhaM gene encoding dihydroxyacetone kinase phosphoryl donor subunit DhaM: MIGFVVVSHSRPLAEAAVALATQMVAESPPPIEVAAGSADGGFGTDAAAIAASIDRLDASEDVVVLMDLGSAVLSAEMALEFVEQPDRVHLSSAPFVEGLVAAVVLAATGADWASIQAELGAAYAQKARHLEAGSVESAPAPPPAPEPASGGDEASFEAVIVNPSGLHARPAATFVKTAAKFDALVEIENVDQGSGPVSAASLLALIALGIGRGARVRVRARGREAQPAIDALRALVEDGFGEV; encoded by the coding sequence ATGATCGGTTTCGTCGTCGTCTCCCACAGCCGACCGCTCGCCGAGGCTGCCGTGGCGCTCGCCACCCAGATGGTCGCCGAGAGCCCTCCCCCGATCGAGGTCGCGGCGGGTTCCGCGGACGGCGGGTTCGGCACGGATGCGGCGGCGATCGCCGCATCCATCGACCGCCTCGATGCCTCCGAGGACGTCGTCGTGCTGATGGACCTCGGTTCCGCGGTGCTGAGCGCCGAGATGGCGCTGGAGTTCGTCGAGCAGCCGGACCGCGTCCATCTGAGCTCCGCGCCGTTCGTGGAAGGCCTCGTGGCGGCCGTCGTGCTCGCCGCGACGGGCGCCGACTGGGCGAGCATCCAGGCGGAGCTAGGCGCTGCGTACGCGCAGAAGGCGCGCCATCTGGAGGCGGGGTCCGTCGAGTCGGCACCGGCGCCGCCGCCTGCCCCCGAGCCGGCGTCCGGCGGCGACGAGGCATCCTTCGAGGCGGTCATCGTCAACCCCTCGGGTCTGCACGCGCGACCCGCGGCGACGTTCGTGAAGACGGCGGCGAAGTTCGACGCGCTCGTGGAGATCGAGAACGTCGACCAGGGCTCCGGCCCGGTCTCCGCGGCGAGCCTGCTCGCGCTCATCGCACTGGGCATCGGACGCGGCGCGCGCGTACGCGTCCGAGCGCGCGGGCGGGAGGCTCAGCCGGCGATCGACGCGCTGCGCGCCCTGGTCGAAGACGGCTTCGGGGAGGTCTGA
- the dhaL gene encoding dihydroxyacetone kinase subunit DhaL produces MTVATLETLTAWISGFRDQIVQHQAELTELDSVIGDADHGSNMARGMEAVVAAVTATPPTDAAALFKTVGMTLVSTVGGASGPLYGTFFLRLGGAAGATVELDAAALGSALRAGAEGVRTRGKAEPGDKTMLDAMLPAVDAWEEAVAAGSDLAAAAAAATDAADAGRDATIPLVARKGRASYLGERSAGHQDPGATSTALLFTTLRDAVTAA; encoded by the coding sequence ATGACCGTAGCCACCCTCGAGACACTGACCGCCTGGATCTCCGGCTTCCGCGATCAGATCGTCCAGCACCAGGCCGAGCTCACCGAGCTCGACTCCGTGATCGGCGACGCGGATCACGGGTCGAACATGGCGCGCGGTATGGAGGCGGTCGTCGCGGCGGTGACCGCGACGCCGCCGACGGATGCGGCGGCGCTGTTCAAGACCGTGGGGATGACGCTGGTCTCGACCGTCGGCGGGGCGAGCGGGCCGCTGTACGGCACGTTCTTCCTCCGTCTCGGGGGCGCCGCGGGTGCCACCGTCGAGCTGGACGCCGCCGCCCTCGGCTCGGCGCTGCGTGCCGGTGCCGAGGGCGTACGCACCCGCGGCAAGGCCGAACCCGGGGACAAGACGATGCTCGACGCGATGCTCCCCGCCGTCGACGCGTGGGAGGAGGCGGTGGCCGCGGGCTCCGATCTCGCGGCAGCGGCCGCCGCCGCGACCGATGCGGCTGACGCCGGCCGCGACGCCACCATCCCGCTCGTGGCGCGCAAGGGTCGCGCGAGCTACCTCGGGGAGCGCAGCGCGGGCCATCAGGATCCTGGCGCCACATCGACCGCGCTGCTGTTCACGACGCTGCGGGATGCGGTGACCGCCGCATGA
- the dhaK gene encoding dihydroxyacetone kinase subunit DhaK gives MKKFINDPTQVLSDALTGIRLAHPELRVDSTNRVIFRGEATRPGKVALVSGGGSGHEPMHGGFVGTGMLDAACAGEVFTSPTPDQILAATVGADSGAGVLHIVKNYTGDVLNFEMAAELAAAEGVRVESVVVADDVAVQDSTWTAGRRGVGTTVVLEKIVGAAAEEGMDLDALAALATRVSESGRSMGVALTSCTVPAAGKPTFDLPEDEMEVGIGIHGEPGRSRVPLATAHEIARMLVDPIVHDFGDARGDAIVLLSGLGATPLIEQYLLYGEIAPLLSDAGFEVRRVLVGDYITSLDMAGASLTVVRADDELVRLWDAPVVTPGLRWGA, from the coding sequence GTGAAGAAATTCATCAACGACCCGACCCAGGTACTCTCCGATGCTCTGACCGGCATCCGACTCGCACATCCCGAACTGCGCGTCGATTCCACCAACCGCGTCATCTTCCGCGGCGAGGCCACGCGCCCCGGCAAGGTCGCGCTCGTCTCCGGCGGCGGCTCCGGCCATGAACCCATGCACGGCGGGTTCGTGGGTACGGGGATGCTCGACGCGGCCTGCGCGGGCGAGGTCTTCACCTCCCCCACTCCCGACCAGATCCTTGCGGCCACCGTCGGCGCGGACTCCGGTGCCGGCGTCCTGCACATCGTGAAGAACTACACCGGCGACGTCCTGAACTTCGAGATGGCGGCGGAACTCGCCGCCGCAGAGGGGGTGCGCGTCGAGTCCGTGGTCGTCGCCGACGACGTCGCAGTGCAGGACTCCACGTGGACGGCGGGTCGACGCGGCGTGGGGACGACGGTCGTGCTCGAGAAGATCGTGGGCGCGGCGGCCGAGGAGGGCATGGACCTCGACGCTCTCGCCGCCCTTGCCACCCGTGTCAGCGAAAGCGGGAGGTCCATGGGCGTCGCCCTCACCAGCTGCACCGTGCCGGCGGCGGGCAAGCCCACGTTCGACCTGCCGGAAGACGAGATGGAGGTGGGCATCGGAATCCACGGCGAACCGGGACGTTCGCGTGTGCCCCTCGCCACCGCCCACGAGATCGCCCGCATGCTCGTCGACCCGATCGTGCACGACTTCGGCGACGCGCGCGGCGACGCGATCGTGCTGCTGTCGGGACTCGGGGCGACTCCCCTCATCGAGCAGTACCTCCTGTACGGGGAGATCGCGCCGCTGTTGTCGGATGCGGGCTTCGAGGTGCGCCGTGTGCTGGTCGGCGACTACATCACGAGCCTCGACATGGCGGGCGCGTCGCTGACAGTCGTGCGTGCCGACGACGAGCTCGTGCGCCTCTGGGATGCCCCCGTGGTCACGCCGGGCCTGCGCTGGGGAGCGTGA
- a CDS encoding lysophospholipid acyltransferase family protein: MTDAQSRDAENVPDPRASESKPVTDVGFAYFLGRRVLAPLARVAYRPRIEGRQHVPRTGPVIFAANHLSFIDSFAIPMAAPRPVQFLAKSSYFDGPGLKGWLSRQIFLGLGANPVERGAGQAALDALDQQKRMLEAGKAIALYPEGTRSLDGRLYKGRTGVAFLALQTGAPVVPVGLIGTNEAMPVGAKFPRTKPRVTIRFGEPLDLSAHGPASSGRARRAATDELMAAIHALSEQELAGTYNEVPAHGAIERIKRVLPHERL; encoded by the coding sequence GTGACAGATGCGCAGAGCCGCGACGCGGAGAACGTCCCCGATCCGCGCGCATCCGAATCCAAGCCGGTGACGGATGTCGGCTTCGCCTACTTCCTCGGGCGCCGCGTACTGGCGCCTCTGGCGCGTGTCGCTTACCGGCCGCGCATCGAAGGCCGTCAGCATGTGCCGCGGACGGGTCCGGTCATCTTCGCCGCGAACCACCTCTCGTTCATCGACTCCTTCGCCATTCCCATGGCCGCGCCTCGCCCGGTGCAGTTCCTGGCGAAGTCGAGCTACTTCGACGGGCCGGGGCTCAAGGGTTGGCTCTCCCGGCAGATCTTCCTGGGCCTCGGGGCCAACCCCGTCGAGCGCGGTGCGGGACAGGCGGCGCTCGATGCGCTCGACCAGCAGAAGCGGATGCTGGAGGCCGGCAAGGCCATCGCGCTGTATCCGGAGGGCACGCGCTCACTCGACGGCAGGCTCTACAAGGGACGCACCGGCGTCGCCTTCCTCGCTCTCCAGACCGGCGCGCCCGTGGTCCCGGTAGGCCTCATCGGCACCAACGAGGCCATGCCGGTGGGCGCGAAGTTCCCCCGCACGAAGCCGCGGGTCACGATCCGTTTCGGCGAGCCGCTCGACCTCTCGGCCCACGGTCCCGCCAGCTCCGGGCGCGCGCGCCGCGCGGCGACCGACGAGCTCATGGCCGCGATCCACGCTCTCTCGGAGCAGGAACTGGCCGGCACATACAACGAGGTGCCCGCGCACGGCGCCATCGAACGGATCAAGCGGGTCCTGCCGCACGAGCGTCTCTGA
- a CDS encoding FKBP-type peptidyl-prolyl cis-trans isomerase: MRRPLYILSALAVSAVALAGCSAASSPDATSTPAASAAADLCADVASPGAASDAVTVSGEVGQQPTATFTAPLDISDVERTVVTEGTGTPVAAGDYVTYALSAFDAATGQLQGSVGYDGTPVQPQPIAAESVLGKVLGCATPGTRVVATLPASSNSAAQVFVVDLISSTPEAAWCQAEPFSGDKPAVTFTDDKPTITIPASAPEDGVRVDVLKEGDGDTVGAGDTVEVNYAGVKWSDGSTFDSSYDRGQTASFSTDGVVVGFKRALEGQKVGSQVLVSMSPSCGYGEAGSSQQQLAGETLVFVIDIVSTKPTEG; the protein is encoded by the coding sequence GTGCGCCGTCCGCTCTACATCCTGTCCGCACTCGCGGTCAGCGCCGTCGCGCTCGCCGGATGCTCCGCCGCATCCTCACCCGACGCGACCTCCACGCCCGCCGCGAGCGCGGCAGCCGATCTCTGCGCGGATGTCGCCTCCCCGGGCGCCGCCTCCGACGCGGTGACCGTGTCGGGCGAGGTCGGACAGCAGCCGACCGCGACCTTCACGGCTCCGTTGGACATCTCCGACGTCGAGCGCACGGTGGTCACCGAGGGCACCGGCACCCCCGTCGCCGCGGGCGACTACGTCACCTACGCCCTTTCGGCGTTCGATGCCGCCACGGGGCAGCTGCAGGGCTCTGTGGGCTATGACGGCACCCCCGTGCAGCCGCAGCCGATCGCCGCGGAGAGCGTGCTCGGCAAGGTCCTGGGCTGCGCCACCCCCGGCACCCGTGTCGTGGCGACCCTTCCCGCGAGCAGCAACAGCGCCGCACAGGTGTTCGTCGTGGATCTCATCTCCTCGACGCCTGAGGCCGCATGGTGCCAGGCGGAGCCGTTCTCGGGCGACAAGCCCGCGGTGACCTTCACCGACGACAAGCCCACGATCACGATTCCCGCCTCCGCCCCCGAGGACGGCGTGCGCGTCGACGTGCTCAAGGAGGGCGACGGCGACACCGTCGGTGCCGGCGACACGGTCGAGGTCAACTACGCAGGTGTGAAGTGGTCGGATGGCTCGACGTTCGACTCGAGCTACGACCGCGGCCAGACCGCGAGCTTCTCCACCGATGGCGTGGTCGTCGGCTTCAAGCGCGCGCTGGAAGGACAGAAGGTCGGTTCGCAGGTGCTGGTGTCGATGTCGCCCTCGTGCGGCTACGGCGAAGCGGGCTCCTCGCAGCAGCAGCTGGCGGGCGAGACGCTCGTCTTCGTGATCGACATCGTCTCCACGAAACCGACCGAGGGCTGA
- the dxr gene encoding 1-deoxy-D-xylulose-5-phosphate reductoisomerase: MRRVVVLGSTGSIGTQALEVIRNNPDRFRVVGLAAGTDAAGLAVQAAEFGVADTALGAVEAEALVRGVDADVVLNGITGSVGLGPTLAALEEGRTLALANKESLIVGGELVTALADPGQIVPVDSEHSAIAQALRSGKPSEVRRLVLTASGGPFRGRTREQLAAATPAEALAHPTWDMGRVVTTNSATLVNKGLEVIEAHLLFGVAYADIDVVVHPQSIVHSMVEFVDGSTIAQASPPDMRLPISLGLDWPHRVSGVGAPLDFTRASSWTFEPLDEEAFPAVALAKSVGEAGRTYPAVFNAANEQAVDAFHEGRIGFLDIVDIVRRVVDTHEAPATLSREGLADAESWARRAADAAVAASAQ, encoded by the coding sequence GTGCGGCGCGTCGTCGTCCTCGGCTCCACTGGGTCGATCGGCACCCAGGCGCTGGAGGTGATCCGCAACAACCCGGATCGCTTCCGCGTCGTGGGGCTGGCGGCGGGCACGGATGCAGCGGGACTCGCGGTCCAGGCGGCCGAGTTCGGCGTCGCCGACACCGCGCTCGGCGCGGTCGAGGCCGAGGCGCTCGTGCGCGGCGTCGACGCCGATGTCGTCCTCAACGGCATCACGGGCTCGGTCGGGCTCGGTCCGACCCTCGCCGCTCTCGAGGAGGGACGCACGCTCGCGCTCGCCAACAAGGAGTCGCTGATCGTCGGGGGCGAGCTGGTGACCGCCCTCGCCGATCCCGGACAGATCGTTCCGGTGGATTCCGAGCATTCGGCGATCGCGCAGGCACTGCGCTCGGGAAAGCCCTCCGAGGTGCGCCGACTGGTGCTCACCGCATCCGGAGGACCGTTTCGCGGACGCACCCGTGAGCAGCTGGCAGCCGCGACCCCGGCCGAGGCGCTCGCCCACCCGACGTGGGACATGGGACGCGTGGTGACCACCAATTCAGCGACGCTCGTGAACAAGGGGCTCGAGGTCATCGAGGCGCATCTTCTCTTCGGCGTTGCCTACGCCGACATCGACGTCGTGGTGCATCCGCAGTCGATCGTGCACTCGATGGTCGAGTTCGTGGACGGATCCACTATCGCGCAGGCCTCGCCGCCGGACATGCGCCTGCCGATCTCGCTGGGGCTCGACTGGCCGCACCGCGTGAGCGGCGTCGGTGCGCCGCTCGATTTCACCCGCGCGTCCTCCTGGACGTTCGAGCCGCTCGACGAGGAGGCGTTCCCGGCGGTCGCGCTCGCCAAGAGCGTGGGTGAGGCGGGGCGCACGTACCCTGCGGTATTCAACGCGGCCAACGAGCAGGCAGTGGACGCGTTCCACGAGGGACGGATCGGCTTCCTGGACATCGTCGACATCGTCCGCCGTGTCGTCGACACGCACGAGGCCCCCGCGACACTGAGTCGCGAGGGCCTGGCGGATGCCGAGAGCTGGGCGCGCCGTGCTGCGGATGCGGCCGTGGCGGCGTCCGCTCAGTAG
- the pflA gene encoding pyruvate formate-lyase-activating protein, protein MTVLLGTPLPRDAVQLDAPVVEAGTTRRGGAGLHGLEVADIDRAGRLAAMRSGELGSVHSWELVTAVDGPGTRLTLFLNGCPLRCLYCQNPDTFAMKDGVPVTADAVLERLRRYLGVFRATGGGLTISGGEVLMQPAFAARLIRGAKEMGIHTALDTSGYLGAHASDELLADTDLVLLDVKSGDADTYRRVTGRELEPTLEFGERLARRGDVEVWVRFVLVPGLTDDVDNVAAVARYAASLNEITPGTVTRVEVLPFHQMGRDKWHELGRTYPLEDTPAPEKELIERVRGQFAAEGLTVY, encoded by the coding sequence ATGACCGTGCTGCTGGGCACTCCGCTCCCCCGGGACGCGGTGCAGCTCGATGCTCCGGTCGTGGAGGCCGGCACCACCCGTCGCGGTGGTGCCGGCCTCCACGGCCTCGAAGTCGCCGACATCGATCGCGCGGGTCGCCTCGCAGCGATGCGCTCCGGCGAGCTCGGGTCGGTGCACTCCTGGGAGCTGGTGACGGCGGTCGACGGCCCCGGAACGCGCCTGACCCTGTTCCTCAACGGCTGCCCGCTGCGGTGCCTGTACTGCCAGAACCCTGACACGTTCGCCATGAAGGACGGGGTCCCCGTCACCGCGGATGCGGTGCTGGAACGCCTCCGCCGCTACCTCGGCGTCTTCCGCGCCACCGGAGGCGGTCTCACGATCTCCGGGGGCGAGGTTCTGATGCAGCCCGCGTTCGCCGCCCGGTTGATCCGCGGCGCCAAGGAGATGGGGATCCACACGGCGCTCGACACCTCCGGCTATCTGGGAGCGCACGCGTCCGACGAGCTGCTCGCCGACACCGACCTGGTCCTGCTGGATGTGAAGTCCGGCGACGCGGACACGTATCGCCGTGTCACGGGCCGGGAGCTCGAACCGACCCTCGAGTTCGGCGAGCGCCTCGCGCGGCGCGGCGACGTCGAGGTGTGGGTGCGATTCGTCCTGGTGCCCGGTCTCACCGACGATGTGGACAACGTCGCCGCTGTCGCGCGGTACGCCGCATCTCTGAACGAGATCACGCCCGGCACCGTCACGCGCGTCGAGGTCCTGCCGTTTCACCAGATGGGTCGCGACAAGTGGCACGAGCTGGGGCGCACCTACCCGCTCGAAGACACTCCCGCACCGGAGAAGGAGCTCATCGAGCGGGTGCGCGGGCAGTTCGCCGCGGAAGGACTGACGGTCTACTGA
- the pflB gene encoding formate C-acetyltransferase, translating to MSIVTPAGVSRDAQDAQPQAWDGFTAGPWQDGIDVRDFIQRNYTPYTGDGSFLAGPTQRTTRVWNTLAAMFPEERERGVYDVDPYTPAAITAHQPGYIAKDDELIVGLQTDAPLKRAIMPNGGWRMVEGALKTYGYEVDETLKAIYTQYRKTHNEGVFDVYSPAVRAARRSHIITGLPDAYGRGRIIGDYRRVALYGVDALIAAKKLDKLGLDTTPFSEDIVRAREEHAEQIRALGELKQMAASYGYDISGPATTAREAVQWLYFAYLGSVKEQNGAAMSLGRTSTFLDVFVQRDLERGVLTESEAQEIIDDFVIKLRIVRFLRTPEYDQLFSGDPTWVTETIGGVGEDGRPLVTRTSFRYLQTLYNLGPAPEPNMTVFWSEQLPEGFKNFCAQVSIDTSAVQYESDDLIRTQWGDDAAIACCVSPMRVGKQMQFFGARVNLAKTLLYAINGGRDEVTGEQIAPEETPVGDGPLDYADVDARFDRMMDWLAATYVEALNCIHWSHDKYAYERLEMALHDKDVLRTMAFGIAGLSVAADSLSAIKYATVTPIRDERGIVVDYRTEGVFPAYGNDDDRADAIAVELVERFMAKLRRHPMYRNALPTQSVLTITSNVVYGKATGNTPDGRRAGEPFAPGANPMNGRDTHGMLASALSVAKVPYTEAQDGISLTNTIVPAGLGRTADERSRNLAGLLDAYFSSNGYHMNVNVLNRETLLDAMENPEAYPQLTIRVSGYAVNFVRLTREQQLDVLSRTFHGGM from the coding sequence ATGAGCATCGTCACCCCCGCAGGAGTATCCCGCGACGCGCAGGACGCCCAGCCCCAGGCCTGGGACGGCTTCACGGCCGGCCCGTGGCAGGACGGCATCGACGTGCGCGACTTCATCCAGCGCAACTACACCCCGTACACCGGCGACGGCTCGTTCCTCGCGGGCCCCACCCAGCGCACGACGCGGGTGTGGAACACGCTCGCCGCCATGTTCCCCGAGGAGCGCGAGCGCGGCGTCTACGACGTCGACCCCTACACGCCCGCCGCGATCACGGCCCACCAGCCCGGGTACATCGCCAAGGACGATGAACTGATCGTCGGCCTGCAGACCGACGCGCCGCTCAAGCGCGCCATCATGCCGAACGGCGGATGGCGGATGGTCGAGGGCGCTCTGAAGACCTACGGCTACGAGGTCGACGAGACGCTGAAGGCCATCTACACGCAGTACCGCAAGACCCACAACGAGGGCGTCTTCGACGTGTACTCCCCCGCGGTGCGCGCTGCCCGCCGCTCCCACATCATCACGGGTCTGCCCGATGCCTACGGCCGCGGCCGCATCATCGGCGACTACCGCCGCGTCGCGCTCTACGGCGTCGACGCCCTCATCGCCGCGAAGAAGCTCGACAAGCTGGGCCTGGACACGACGCCGTTCTCGGAGGACATCGTCCGCGCCCGCGAGGAGCACGCCGAGCAGATCCGCGCCCTGGGCGAGCTGAAGCAGATGGCGGCCTCCTACGGCTACGACATCTCCGGCCCCGCTACGACCGCCCGCGAGGCCGTCCAGTGGCTCTACTTCGCCTACCTCGGTTCGGTCAAGGAGCAGAACGGCGCAGCGATGTCGCTCGGTCGCACCTCGACCTTCCTCGACGTGTTCGTCCAGCGCGACCTCGAGCGGGGAGTGCTTACCGAGAGCGAAGCGCAGGAGATCATCGACGACTTCGTGATCAAGCTGCGCATCGTGCGGTTCCTTCGCACCCCCGAGTACGACCAGCTGTTCTCCGGCGACCCGACCTGGGTCACCGAGACGATCGGAGGCGTCGGCGAGGACGGACGTCCGCTCGTGACGCGCACCTCGTTCCGCTACCTGCAGACGCTCTACAACCTGGGTCCCGCTCCCGAGCCCAACATGACCGTGTTCTGGAGCGAGCAGCTGCCAGAGGGGTTCAAGAACTTCTGCGCGCAGGTCTCGATCGACACCTCGGCCGTTCAGTACGAGTCGGATGACCTCATCCGCACCCAGTGGGGCGACGACGCGGCCATCGCCTGCTGCGTGTCCCCGATGCGGGTCGGCAAGCAGATGCAGTTCTTCGGCGCACGCGTGAACCTCGCCAAGACCCTGCTGTACGCGATCAACGGCGGACGTGACGAGGTCACGGGCGAGCAGATCGCCCCCGAGGAGACGCCCGTCGGAGACGGCCCCCTCGACTACGCCGACGTCGACGCACGCTTCGACCGGATGATGGACTGGCTCGCCGCGACCTACGTGGAGGCTCTCAACTGCATCCACTGGTCGCACGACAAGTACGCGTACGAGCGGCTCGAGATGGCGCTTCACGACAAGGACGTGCTGCGCACGATGGCTTTCGGCATCGCCGGCCTCTCGGTCGCGGCAGACTCCCTGTCCGCCATCAAGTACGCCACTGTGACGCCGATCCGCGACGAGCGCGGCATCGTCGTCGACTACCGCACCGAAGGCGTCTTCCCCGCCTACGGCAACGACGACGACCGCGCCGACGCCATTGCCGTGGAGCTCGTCGAACGGTTCATGGCGAAGCTTCGCCGTCACCCGATGTACCGCAACGCACTGCCGACGCAGTCCGTGCTGACGATCACCTCGAACGTGGTCTACGGCAAGGCCACGGGCAACACCCCCGACGGCCGCCGGGCGGGTGAGCCGTTCGCGCCGGGCGCCAACCCGATGAACGGACGCGACACCCACGGGATGCTGGCCTCGGCGCTCTCGGTCGCGAAGGTGCCCTACACCGAGGCTCAGGACGGGATCTCGCTGACCAACACGATCGTGCCGGCCGGCCTCGGCCGCACCGCCGACGAGCGCTCGCGCAATCTGGCGGGCCTGCTGGATGCCTACTTCAGCTCCAACGGCTATCACATGAACGTCAACGTGCTGAACCGCGAGACGCTTCTGGATGCCATGGAGAACCCCGAGGCCTACCCGCAGCTGACCATCCGCGTGTCCGGCTACGCCGTGAACTTCGTGCGGCTGACGCGCGAACAGCAGCTCGATGTGCTGTCCCGCACCTTCCACGGGGGGATGTGA